The stretch of DNA GCAGCACGTCGCGGGCGGTCAGGTTGGTGGGGGTGGCGCCGCGCTCGTTGAACTGGCGGGCGTCGCCCACGATCCAGATCAACTCGCTGTGGTCCTTGCCGCGTATCCAATGGCAGGCCACGGCGGTATTCCGGCGTGCGGTCTGGCGCAGCAAGCGGTGCAAGGTGTCCAGGCCTTGCTGGGTGATGGCGGTCTGCCAGGTGCGGTCGCCGCGCCGCTCGGCGAACTGGTCGAGGATGCGCCGGGTTTCCGTCAGCGCGTTCTTGCGGCACTGGGAGATCAGCAGGACGTTCATGGGGCGCGCCCGCCCAGATCCAGCGCGACGGTTTTCAGTGTATCGATCATGAAGTCCAGTGATTCGGTGCGCGCGAACTGATCGATGCAGGCATGGCGGAAGCTTTGTTCGTCATCGCCGCGCGCGGCGGAAATGAAGGCCTGCGGCAGGATCACGGCATCTTTGACGAGGTCCGCGATATCGAAGACCAGGCCGCCGCGCCGGGTTTTGCCGTGCAGAACCGCCAGTCCGTGCGGCAGACCGAGCACCCAGGCTGCGGTTGCGCCGAGACCATAGGCGAGGTAATTGCCGTGGTCGAGGAAGCGGTTGGCCGGGTCGGTGCCGCTGCCGTTCTTGGCGCGGGTGAATTCGCCGTAATCGACGGCGTGCGCCGCCAGTCGGAAAAGCTGCTTGGTGAGACGGGCTTCCTCGGTCAGCAGGCCGGTGCCGTCGGCGGCCAAGTCGATGGCTTGTCGCGACTCGTCCAGCACAGCGGCGAGCCGCTCGCGAGGCACCTGGAAACCGTCGTCCGCGAGCTGCCGGCTGTGCAGCCATTCCCGGCCGATGCGGTCGAGCCGTGCGTGCTGAAAGGCTTTGGCGGCTTCCAACCGCGATCCGTCGTCGAACCAGAACCGGACCCAGTTTTGCAGGTATTCGGTGGGGCGGTATTCGCTCTGCGGGCTGAACCACGTCACTTCGACGTCCATCTCGTTGGCGCTGTACAGCGGTGTTCCGCCGCCGCCGCAGAAGCCAACCATGACGCCCGCCTTCGCCAGTTCCCGCATGGCGGCCTGGGTGATGGAGGTGCCGGTACCGAGTAGAACGGTGGTGGTATTGGCGATCGGGATGTTCCAGTAGAGTGAACGTTTGCCCTCGTCGGTCACGAATTCCACCCGGCCGCCGTTGACCAGCACCCGGCAATGTTCGAGGTAGTAAAGATTTGCCCGTTTCGAGTGCAGGATGGTCTTGAGATCGGACGGAGACAAATCGTTCACGGTGTTTCAATCCTCAGAGAAACCGAACGAAAAATGGCAATCTTCGAAAGATCCTCCTGATGGATGGAAAACGCCGGTCGGGCTAGGGGGGTGATCATCAAGTCATCGGCGGTCGATGACGAGCCATGCGCTATCGAATCCGACAGATAACGGGTGAGACGCTTAGGATTTCCCCGCCAGCTCGGCGACGGCCTTTTCCAGTTTCTTCAGCCGGCTCCAGATTTCGTGCAGGCGCGGCATCACCGCCATGTTCTTGAGGTATTGCTGCAGAGGCTGGGCGGGGCCGCCGGCGTACATGCCGGGTTGCCTGATGCTGGTGTTGAGGCCGGCGCGGTGCAGCAGCACGCTGTCGTCGGCGACCGTGATGTGGTCGATGGTGCCGGTCTGGCCGGTGGCGATGACGCGCTTGCCGAAGCGGGTGGAGCCGGACAGCCCGGTGTGGGCGCAGAGGATGCAGTCCTCGCCGATCTCGACGTTGTGACCCAGGTGCACCAGCGCGTCGATGATGGTGCCGCTGCGGATGCGGGTGGCGCCGTAAGTGCCGCGGTCGATGGTGGTGTTGGCGCCGATCACCACGCGGTCTTCGATGACGACCTTGCCGGTGTGCGGAATGCGGTAGTTGCGGCGCTGGGCGTCCTGGGCGAAGCCGAAGCCTTCCGAGCCGATGACGCACCCGGGCTTGAGGATGCAGCGGGCGCCGATTTCGCAGTCGACGCAGACGGTGACGCCGGGATGCAGCACGGTTTCCGCGCCGATGCGGGCGCCGCGCTCGATCACCACGTTCGCCATCAGCACCACGCCGTGGCCCAGCGCGACATCCGCGCCGATCACCACGCCCGGACCGATGATCGCGTCGTCGGGCACTTCCACGCTGTCGTGGATCACGGAAGAAGGATGGATGCGCGGCCATTCGGTATCGCGCACGTCGCGGTCGGCGTAGGCCTGTTTGATCAGCGCGATGGCGAGGCGGACGTTGGGCGCGACCAGGACGGCCAGTGCCGGCGATTCGCCGAATTCGGCGGCGATGGCCGGCGTCGCGATGACGGCCGCCGGCTTCCGTTCGAATACGTCGCTGAGGTATTTGGGCTTGTCGATGAACACCAGGTCGCCAGGGGCGCAGTCCTCGATCGGCGCGACTTGGGCGATGCTGGCGTCGGGGCCGAGCCGGTTCGTGATCAGCCCTTCCGGCTGGAAGCGTTCGAAGATTTCCGAAACGGTGACGTGCATGGTGAGTCCTCTTCGATGGCCGGAAAGATTCGGGAGGAGGGCCGCCTAGGCGGCGAACAGCCGCTGCAGCTCGATGCCGGGCTCGGGGGCGCGCATGAAGGCTTCGCCGACCAGGAAGGCATGGACCCCGTGACTCCGCATCAGGGCGACGTCCGGCGGCGCCAGGATGCCGCTTTCGGTGACCACCGTGCGGCCTGGCGGGATCAGCGGCAGCAGGTCCAGCGTGGTCTGGAGGCTGACGTCGAAGCTGCGCAGGTTGCGGTTGTTGATGCCGACCAGGGGGAGCTCCAGCGGCAGCGATCGTTCCAGTTCGGCCCGGTCGTGCACTTCCACCAGCACGTCCATGCCGAGCGAGGTCGCCAGTTCCGCCAGATCGCGCATCTGCGCGTCGTCCAGCGCGGCGGCGATGAGCAGGATGCAGTCCGCGCCGATCGCCCGCGCCTCGTAGACCTGGTAAGAGTCGACGGTGAAGTCCTTGCGCAGCACCGGCAGCGCGCAGGCGGCGCGGGCCTGTTGCAGATAGTCCTCGCAGCCCTGGAAGAAGTCCCGGTCGGTCAGCACCGACAAACAGGCCGCGCCTCCCTCGGCGTAGCTCCGGGCGATGGCGGCGGGCTGGAAATCCTCCCGCATCACGCCCTTGCTGGGCGAGGCTTTCTTGATTTCGGCGATCACCCCGGCCTGGCCGGCTTCGATCGTGGCCCGGAGCGAGCGGACGAAACCGCGCACCGGATCGGCCTGCTCTGCCCGTTCGCGCAGCTCGGACGGCGGCAGGGCTTTCGCGCGGTCGGCAATCTCCTCGGCTTTGCGGGCCAGGATCTTTTTCAGGATGTCGGGGGTGTCGCTCATGGCTTTCAGCTTGCGGCGAATTGGCGGGAAAGGGCGGCCAGCGCTTCGAGCTTGGCGCGGGCCGAGCCGTCGGCGATGACGGCCTCGGCGCGGCGGACCCCGGCTTCCAGCGAGTCGGTCAGATCGGCAGCGTAGATGGCGGCGCCGGCGTTCAGGGCGACGATGTCGCGGGCGGGGCCCGGCACGTTGTCCAGCACGCCATGCATCATCTTCAGACTGGCGGCGACGGTGTCGATGGCGAGTTCGCTCAAAGCGGCGCGCTCGAAGCCGAACTGCTCCGGCTGCACCTCATAGTTGGTGATCAGGCCGTTTTTCAGCTCGGCGACATGGGTGGGCGCGGCGATGCTGATCTCGTCCAGCCCGTCCTCGGCGTGCACGACCAGGACGTGCGAGCTGCCCAATTGCTGCAGCACCCGGGCGAGGCCTTCCACCCATTGATCGGTGTAGACCCCGACCAGCTGATTCGGCGCACCGGCGGGGTTGGTCAGAGGGCCGAGCAGGTTGAACAGGGTGCGGACGCCGAGTTCCCGGCGCGGCCCGATGGCGTATTTCATCGCGCCGTGGTGGCGCTGGGCGAACAGGAAGCCGACACCGAGCGTTTCGATGCAGGTCTTGACCTGGTCCGGGGTGAGTTCGAGGTTGACGCCGGCGGCTTCCAGCACGTCGGCGCTGCCCGAGCGGCCCGACACCGAGCGGCTGCCGTGCTTGGCGACCCGGCCGCCCGCCGC from Methylococcus geothermalis encodes:
- the cas1f gene encoding type I-F CRISPR-associated endonuclease Cas1f — encoded protein: MNDLSPSDLKTILHSKRANLYYLEHCRVLVNGGRVEFVTDEGKRSLYWNIPIANTTTVLLGTGTSITQAAMRELAKAGVMVGFCGGGGTPLYSANEMDVEVTWFSPQSEYRPTEYLQNWVRFWFDDGSRLEAAKAFQHARLDRIGREWLHSRQLADDGFQVPRERLAAVLDESRQAIDLAADGTGLLTEEARLTKQLFRLAAHAVDYGEFTRAKNGSGTDPANRFLDHGNYLAYGLGATAAWVLGLPHGLAVLHGKTRRGGLVFDIADLVKDAVILPQAFISAARGDDEQSFRHACIDQFARTESLDFMIDTLKTVALDLGGRAP
- the trpD gene encoding anthranilate phosphoribosyltransferase, producing the protein MEIPEILETLLAGKDLSPSAMRAAMRRIMSGGATPAQIGAFLIALRCKGETVDEVAAAAQVLREMATKVPVSGPHLLDTCGTGGDTSKTFNISTTAAFVVAAAGGRVAKHGSRSVSGRSGSADVLEAAGVNLELTPDQVKTCIETLGVGFLFAQRHHGAMKYAIGPRRELGVRTLFNLLGPLTNPAGAPNQLVGVYTDQWVEGLARVLQQLGSSHVLVVHAEDGLDEISIAAPTHVAELKNGLITNYEVQPEQFGFERAALSELAIDTVAASLKMMHGVLDNVPGPARDIVALNAGAAIYAADLTDSLEAGVRRAEAVIADGSARAKLEALAALSRQFAAS
- the lpxD gene encoding UDP-3-O-(3-hydroxymyristoyl)glucosamine N-acyltransferase, translated to MHVTVSEIFERFQPEGLITNRLGPDASIAQVAPIEDCAPGDLVFIDKPKYLSDVFERKPAAVIATPAIAAEFGESPALAVLVAPNVRLAIALIKQAYADRDVRDTEWPRIHPSSVIHDSVEVPDDAIIGPGVVIGADVALGHGVVLMANVVIERGARIGAETVLHPGVTVCVDCEIGARCILKPGCVIGSEGFGFAQDAQRRNYRIPHTGKVVIEDRVVIGANTTIDRGTYGATRIRSGTIIDALVHLGHNVEIGEDCILCAHTGLSGSTRFGKRVIATGQTGTIDHITVADDSVLLHRAGLNTSIRQPGMYAGGPAQPLQQYLKNMAVMPRLHEIWSRLKKLEKAVAELAGKS
- the trpC gene encoding indole-3-glycerol phosphate synthase TrpC — translated: MSDTPDILKKILARKAEEIADRAKALPPSELRERAEQADPVRGFVRSLRATIEAGQAGVIAEIKKASPSKGVMREDFQPAAIARSYAEGGAACLSVLTDRDFFQGCEDYLQQARAACALPVLRKDFTVDSYQVYEARAIGADCILLIAAALDDAQMRDLAELATSLGMDVLVEVHDRAELERSLPLELPLVGINNRNLRSFDVSLQTTLDLLPLIPPGRTVVTESGILAPPDVALMRSHGVHAFLVGEAFMRAPEPGIELQRLFAA